The uncultured Roseibium sp. DNA segment GTTTCGGCAGGCGGTTCCGTAGCCGGCGCAGCTTTCACTGTCTTGCGTCTGGCTCTGGCCGGAGAAGCCTTGGCTTCTGTGGCGGTTTCCTTTGCAGTATTTGCGTCAAGTCGCTCAGATGCCATGTATGGTGCTCCCCAATATGTTCCGAGAAGCCTTTAGCAAAAGAATGAAACCAAATCATTTAGATGGATCAATATTTGCTTTGTTATTCCGAAATACCGTCTCTTTGAATGAAGTTACCGGTTTTCTTTCTCAGTAGTTTTGACTATTTCACTCAAAAATTCCGTTACTGTAGGCCCTTTGGTGCCGATAAACGGAGCCGGACGGCAGACGGCGATGGCGGCAATGCCGATGCGGGATGTCAAAAGGCCGTTGATGACACCTTCGCCAAGCCGTGCCGAGAGACGGGCGGCAAGACCGTGGCCAAGAACCTGAGACGCAAGGCTGTCGCCGGCCGCCATGCCGCCGGTGAGCGCCAGATGGGTGGCGATGTGTCTGGCCAACCGGAGGAAGCCGAGCGTGCCGGGGCGGCCGCCGTAAAGGGCCGCGACCCGGCGGATGGTGCGCATGTTCTCGATCAGGACGGCAAGAAGGTCGATAAGGGCGCGCGGGCTGACGGCCGTGACCAGCGAGACCCGCTTGGCGCTGTTCATGACGATGCGCTTGGCTTCCAGATCGAGTGGATGCAGAAGATCGCGTTCGGCGAGGACGACCAGATCGCGGCCATCGATGATTTCGCGCATGTGTCCGGCCAGTTCCTTGCGGCCTCGGGCCGTCTCCGGACGGTCCTGATAGAGCGCGATCAACTCCTTCAGGTGATGACCGGCTGCACGGGCATCGTCCTCCTCCGCGGCCTTTGCGAGGGCCGCGCGCAGGTGGTCGATCTTGCCCAGGCGCAGCAGGCCAAGAAGTTCGCGCAGGATAAAGCCGACGAGGCCAAGGACAGCCAGGGCGGCGAGCCCGATGCCCACCCAGCCGAGCCACTCGGTCTTCGAAAACAGGTCGCGGATCAGCGCATCGACGGCAAGGCCGACAGCCAGGCTGACCAGGCCGCCGAAACCGATGGCGATCCATTTGCCGAAGCCGAAGGTCGCCTTCGGCGCGCTTGCGGTTGCCGGCAGGCGCGGGGTCTCGGTATCCTCCTTGAGGGCTGCGATCAGCGCTTCATCGTTGTCGGGCTGGTCTGCGGGATCTTCGGTCAGCCGGACGTTTCTGTCGTCCAGGCGAAAGGCGGTTGGCTTGCGTCCGGCACGCGGGGAGGCGGAAGATGTCGAGGGTTTGTCGGTCACGCGAGACGGTCTCCGAGAAGGAATTCAAGGGCCCGGTCGAGGCGGATATGCGGCAGGGACAAGGTCAGGCCTTCGGCTGTGGTGTCGAGCTTCGGCGGCCGGAAACGCAGATACTGAAGGGTTGAATCAACACCTTCATGTTCTGAATCAGGGCGAACCTGCCTTTGGGCGTCAGGAGCTTGCAAGCCTGATTCAAGCCCTGCAAAGACAGAGTCGGGATCTTCCGGCAAGTCCCCGGGAAACATGGCGATTTCAGTGTTGCCGTCATAACTCTCCCCGCTCACGGTTTCGCCGGGCAGGGGGGTGCCCAGAATGGCCGGCAGTTCCTCGCCCTTGTGCTTGACCGTGGCTTCACGCGTTGCGCGAACCGCGGCCATGGCCAGCACCTCGACTTCGGCGCCCTTGAAACGGGCGTGTTCGATGCCGCGGCCGACCAGGCGTTCCAGGATCGCCTCGAGCCGGTCGTGGTCTTCCCGGTGCAGGTGATCGGCCTTTGTGGCGGCAAACAGGATCCGGTCGATCCGCCGGCTCAGGATGGATGCCAGCCAGCTTCTGCGGCCCGGCCGGAACGCCTTCAGGACTTCGCCGAGCGCGACCTCCAGATCGTTCATCGCCGACGGACCCGCATTCAGAGCATGAAGGACATCGACCAGTACGATCTGCCGGTCGAGGCGCGCGAAATGCTCGCGGAAGAAGGGGCGGACGACATGGGATTTATAGGCTTCATACCGCCGCTCCATCATGGCGCGAAAGGTGCCGTTGCGGGCGGGCGGCGCGTCGGCGGGGATGTCGAGCGGTGCAAAGGTCAGCGCGGGCGATCCGTCCAGATCGCCAGGCATGAGAAACCGTCCCGGCGGCAGCATGGACAGGGCATGGGCGTCGTTCCGGCAGGCTGCGAGATAACCCTTGAACGCCTCCGACAGTTTCTGCGCATCGGTTTCCGTTTCGGCGCCGTCCGGATCCGTTTCTCCAAGCATCGACAGCCAGGGCACGGCGATTTTCGCGCGGCCTGGAGCGCGCGCCAGTCGGAGAGCCTCGGCGGAGAATTCGGCGTAGGACTTGGACAGGAGGGGCAGGTCCAGCAGCCATTCGCCGGGATAGTCGATCAGGTCGAGATGCAGCTTGCCCCGGCCGAACTTGCGCGCAAAAAAGGAGGCGCTTTCGAATTCGAGTGTCAGGCGCAGTTCGGAAACCTGCCGGGTCGATTGCGGCCAGAGACGCTCGTTGACGAGGGCCGCGACGTGGCTTTCGTAGTCGAACCTGGGAACCGCATCGTCCGGCTGGGGCTGCAGGGTCGCCCTGGACAGGCGTCCTCCCGCGGCGGCCCGGAAGACAGGTAGACGCCCCCCGTGAATAAGGTTATGCACCAGCGCGGTGATGAAGACGGTTTTGCCGGCACGAGCAAGGCCGGTCACGCCCAGACGCAGGCTCGGAACGGCCAAGTCTCCCGCGGTGTCTGCGAGATTGGCCAGTGTCAGGCGGGCTTCTTCTGTGAGCGACTGAAGTCGTGTCAATGCAATATCTCCGCCGCTGATGTAGGCGCGCCCATGGTCGTTCGCAATCAGGCGAACACGCAAAATGCCCTTATTCGTCAGGAATTTCGAGGTCGCGGGGTTTGACAAAACGGTCGAGATGTCCGCTTTCCGGTTCGAGCTTCGCCCAGGTTTCGAATTTGAAATCTAGAATGGCGAGGGCGCCGGTCGGGAACTTCAGGCCCATATCCTCAATCGCATCCGCCGGCCCGGAGCCGGCCAGGGACAGGGCGGTTTCTTCTGTCGCCGGATTGTGGCCGATCAGGAGAAGGTTGCGTGCAGTTCCGCCGTCCTTCCGCAGGATCGGCATGTAAGTGTTTTCGTTCTGATAATAGAGATCGGCTTGGACCCGGATATCATACTCGCCGTCCAGACACGGCAGGAGATGAGCCAGTGTTTCGCGGGTTCTCTGGGCACTCGAACACAGGATCAGATCCGGCAGGAGATCCTCGGCGGCGAAATAGGCGGCCATGGTGCGGGCGGCCGCCCGACCGCGGGCATTCAACGGCCTGTCGATGTCGTCCAAGGAGCGATCCCCCCAATCCGATTTGGCATGTCTGAGCAGCATGAGACGAAGCACGTGTGTTCTCCCGTTGTCTGGGAGGAGATTATGGGAAGCGCTTCAAAAGGGCCAGCGGGTCGGATCAAATTCAGTTCTGGCGGTTGAGTGTCTTGGTGAAGGCCGCCACCGCCGGGCCGACGATGGTTTCCTGGCCGGGCAGGGAATAGGTGAGCCACAAGGTGTAGTCGGCTTTCTTGCCCGAGAAGTGCCAGAGGGTTTCGCACTGGGTCGCCTGGGTCCAGTCCCGGGTGACGAACGAGATGCCGCTCTGGGCCACACCCGTCAGCGCAATCTCCCGAAAGCCGGAGGCCTTGTAGTTCTTCATGTATTTCCGTGCCTCGGCGGTTCCGGTTCCCAAAAGGTGCTGGCGAAGGACGGCCGTCATGCCGTCCTCGCCCGAATAGATGCACCCGGCCATACGGTCGGAATCGGCACCCAGAGCCTTGGACCGGAGGAACCCGCCCACGACGTCGGGGCAGCGCATGCCGGAAAAATGCCTCAGGCCTTCAAAGTCGCTGACCCAGCCGTCCTCGTCGTCCTGGGCTTTGGCCGGGTCGGGGACGGCCGCGAGGGCCATGCAGAGCATCATCACGGCGGCGGGTGGAGTCCGTGCCCGGAAAAGCGGAATTCCAAACATGGCGGCCGTCCCGTCGTCAGGTTCGTTCCCGCCGCGCCATGAAGGCCAGGCGTTCGAACAGATGCACGTCCTGTTCGTTTTTCAAAAGGGCGCCATGCAGCGGGGGGATGAGCTTGCCCGTGTCGCCCTGGCGCAGGGTTTCGGGGTCCACGTCCTCATTGAGAAGGAGCTTGATCCAGTCGATCAGTTCCGAAGTCGACGGTTTCTTTTTCAGTCCCGGAACATCACGGACATCATAGAAGAGGGTCAAGGCCTCGCGCAGCAGGCGCTGCTTCAGTCCCGGGAAATGCACCCCGACGATTTCCGTCATGGTTTCCCGATCGGGGAACTTGATGAAGTGGAAGAAGCAGCGACGCAGAAAGGCGTCCGGCAGGTCTTTTTCGTTGTTGGAGGTGATGATCACGATCGGGCGCTGGTTGGCCTTTACGACCTCTCCGGTCTCGTAGACGAAGAACTCCATCCGGTCGAGTTCCAGCAGCAGGTCGTTGGGAAACTCGATGTCGGCCTTGTCGATCTCGTCGATCAGCAGAACCGGGCGAACCGGGGCCGTGAACGCCTCCCAGAGTTTGCCCTTGCGGATATAGTTGTTGATGTCCTTGACGCGCTCGTCGCCGAGCTGGCTGTCGCGCAGGCGGGAGACGGCGTCATATTCATAAAGGCCCTGCTGCGCCTTGGTGGTCGATTTCACATGCCACTCGATCAGCGGAGCGCCAAGCGCCTGGGCGACCTGCTGGGCGAGCACGGTCTTTCCCGTTCCCGGTTCGCCCTTCACAAGCAGGGGACGTTCAAGCGCAACGGCCGCATTCACGGCAACGCGCAGGTCTTCGGTGGCTATGTAGCTGTCGGTACCTTCGAAACGCATCAGCATGTCCATCGTTGATTTGGTGTGGGAACAGTATGCGCCGGATGAAACCCGCGCAAGCAGGCCTTTTCAACAGGGGCAGAAGGTTCGTTGCATGGCCGGATTTGCCGTGTCTGCCGGGAAGAAATTGCCGATTTCGCCATTTATGCCGGGTCGGAAGACTTCCGTCCGTATTTGATGTTTTTTTATAAGTCTCTGAATCATCGGAGTTATTTTTCTCGGAAGGCATTGTGGCACGCCGTTTGCGGATGATGTGTCGAACAACTGGGCGTATGCCCTATAGCTTTATGAGGAAGTAAAATGGGTATCTACGGGGCTATCAATTCGGCGGTGTCCGGCCTCACGGCACAGGCACAGGCCTTGGAAAACATTTCCGGTAATGTCTCGAACTCGCAAACGACGGGTTACAAGCGCCTGGACACGAGTTTTTCCGATCTCGTCGCCGGTGGCGGAACCCGTCAGGCGAGTCAGGTGTCCGGCACCACCTACGCGACATCGCGCGCGACCAACACGGTGCAGGGCGATATCTCGGGGTCGGATGTCGATACATACATGGCCATCAGCGGCGACGGTTATTTCGTCGTGACCTCCGCGGCCGATGTGGTTGATGGCCAGACGACGTTCCAGGATGCCTCCTACTACACGCGTGCCGGCGATTTCGAGCTGGACGACAGTAATTTTTTGGTCAACGCGTCCGGATACTACCTGAAGGGGTTCAAGCTTGATCCCACGACCGGTAACGCGGTCGGCGATTCCCCGACCGTTATCCAGATCAGCGATCAGCCGCTGGCAGCTTCTGCAACGACCCAGATCGACTATCAGGCGAACCTGCCGCGTGTTCCGGATACGACGGATTACGACGATTCTGATGAAGATACCGCGCTGCTGAGCGCAGCCTTGGCCGGCGGGAACATTTCGTCCGCAAACGAAAGCACCTTCCTCAATCAGTCCATCACCGGTGGTTCCACGACGGTCTACAACCAGAACGGTACGGCGATGAACGTGGAAGTCCGCTGGGCCAAGACGTTGAATTCGTCCACTACGCCGGCGCAGGACGATACCTGGGCGCTTTACATCAGCAGTGGTGGCAACGATCCGGCGTGGCTGGAGGTCGGTACAGCCGACTTCACCAGTTCCGGTGTCATGCAGAACCTGACGGCCGGTGCCAACGGTACGGTGACTACCGGCGGCAAAGGGTTCGATATCGCCTCGCTGACCGTCGGTGACGTGACCGCGACCAACATCGAATTTTCCCTGGCGGGAGGGTCGCTGACCCAGTTCTCCGACCCGACGGGCGTCGCGACTTCGGTCGATGTCGAGCAGGACGGCTACGCCGCCGGTGAGCTGGAAGGCATTTCGATCGATGAATCCGGTCGGATCAACGCCAGCTACTCGAACAACCAGACTCGAAGCCTCTACAAGATCCCGCTCGCCACATTCGATGCCGAACAGAACCTGAAGCGGGTTGATGGTGCGGCTTTCGCGGCGACACCGGACTCCGGCGAGGCGGACCTGACCGGGGGCGGCACGATCAGTGCGAAGTCGCTTGAGCTGTCCAACGCCGATATCGCTTCGGAGTTCTCCAAGCTCATCGTCACGCAGCAGGCCTATTCGGCGAACTCGCGTGTCGTTACGTCCGCCCAGGGCATGCTCGACGATGCCCTGAACATGATCCGTTAACGCCAACAAGCGCTTCGGCGGAGCCTGAGGGCTCCGCCGGAAGTTCCTGAGTATTGATTTTAAAGGGGCGTAGCCATGGGTCTTACATCCGCCTTGAATACGGCGCGGTTCGGGATCGACTACAATCAGAAACAGATTGAGATCACCGCCGCCAATATCGCGAATGCGGACAAGGTTGGCTATACGGCCAAGACGGTTTCCGTCGATGTGTTCTTCGACGGTCAGGGCAACGTTTCCGGCATTCAGTCGACCCAGGTTACCCGGATCATCGACGAGCGGATCCAGGCTGCCTATTTCGGTTCGCTCGCCGAAACCAACTACGCCTATCAGATCGCGGATTACACCGGCCGGCTCGACGAAATCATCGGGACCATCGATGACGGTTCCAGCATGACGTCGCTTGCGACGGAAATCTCGAACAAGCTGTCGGCGATGGTGAACGATCCGAGCAGCTATGTGGCTCAGCAGGAAGTCGTTTCGGCTGCGCAGGGGTTCGCCCGGGAACTCAATTCCTCCTATGCCCAAATCAACGAAATGCGTCAGCAGGCCGATGACGCCCTCTCGCAGCAGGCCGATAAACTGGGCGACCTGCTGCAAAGCATGGAAGACATTGACGAAGCGCTTGGCGAAGCCCGTGCGGCCGGCCTTTCGACCGCCGATCTGCTCGACGAACGCGACCGCTATATCGAACAACTTTCAGGCTTGGTCGAAATCAAGATCACCGACCAGGGGGAGGGCAACCTCCTGATCCGGACCGCGAACGGTCAACAGCTCTACGCCAACGGCAAGGCATCCACCGTTGCCTTTAATGCAACTGCCGCCTTGCAGCCCGGGAAAGCGGGTGGGACGATCGCGGTAACCACGCCCGGCGGCACAACGTTCGACCTTCTGGAGAACATCGACTCCGGCAGCATCGGCGCTCTGGCGGAACTTCGCGATGAAATTCTGGTGGAGGCCCAGGCGCAGCTGGACACGGTCGCAGCCGAGGTATCGCTCGCATTTTCGAACGTGACCGTGGACAGCACGGCGACGACGGTTGGTCTGGATAGCGGATATACGCTCGACCTGTCGGCCCTGCAGGCAGGCAACACGGTTTCCCTGACTTATCAGGACACTGCCGGAGATACCCACGAAGTCACCTTTATCGCGGTAGACGACGCGACATTGCTGCCACTGGACAACTCCGCGACCGCCCGCACGGACGACACCGTCTACGGGATCGACATCTCGAGCGGAAACACCGCCGACTACGTGACCCAAATGATTGCCGCGTTGGGTGGGACCAACCTGAACGTCAGCGATGACGGATCGGGTAATCTGCAGGTTCTGGGCGACACCGGCACGAATACGGTCGTCGACAGCCTGACGGCAGATGTCACCGTAACCGGTTCGACCGACCAGGGCCTTGGACTGGCGCTGTTCGTCGACAAGACCGAAGGGGTCAGGGCCTTTACGGATCACCTGGAGGATGGTGGCCAACGGGTTGGGTACGCTTGGGGAATTGCCGTCAATCCGGAGGTGGTGGCCGACAGCTCCCAGCTGGTCAATTATCAGACTACCCCTACGACGAATTCGCCGCAGGATCCGGCGCGGGCGCAATATCTGCTGAATGCCCTGACCAATGACAAGGTTGCTTTCGATTCCGGAGCGGGAATCGGGAATGCGGCGAGCCCCTACGAGGGCAGCGTGTTGCAATACATCAACCAGGTGACGGCCTATCAGGGCAATCAGGCGGAAGACGCCGAGACCTACAGCAATGCCCGGGAAACGGTCACAACCAATTTCGCCTCTCGCTACGAGGAGAGCTACGCCGTTGATGTCGACGCCGAGCTGGCCTTTCTGATTGAGCTCCAGAACGCCTATGCAGCCAGTGCTCGGGTGATGCAGACGGTCAACGAACTCTACGAAACCCTACTGAACAGCATATAGGTGCGTCATGTCTGTTGGTACTCTGGTAACGTCGCGGTCATATCTGTCTAAACAGCTGACGAGCATCCACCGGGCGATCTCCGAAAAGTCGGTCCAGTTTTCGACCGGCAAGGTGTCGAACACCTATGGAGGGCTGGGAGACAATCGGCTCCTCGACCTGCAGCTCACCCAGAAGGTCGGCCAGATCGAATCTTACCAGGAAACGACCACCCGGGCGAACCTGCACCTCAAAACCTTGAACCTGACTCTGGAACGTCTGGAAGGTCTCCGGCTGGATGCGAAATCGGCCTACGATCCCAACGATTTCGAGCTGGAAGCTGACGGCCAGACGCAGACACAGTCGACCGCCGAACTGCTGTTTCATGAAACTGCCAATCTGCTTAATACCGAGGTTGCCGGGTACTATCTCTTCGGCGGCACCGACACGACCAGCAATCCGGTGGCGGATGTTGACGCGATCATGAACGGATCCGGCGCGCTTGCCGGTTTCCGGACGGTTTCGGACGAATATGTTCAGGCCAACCTCGGCGCGAACAACAACGGCCGGCTGGATATTTCAACGCTGACGACCAACTATGCGGGTCCTGTCCCGACGGATTCCACCTTCACGATCGCCGAAGACGGCGCCCA contains these protein-coding regions:
- a CDS encoding TIGR01620 family protein; this translates as MTDKPSTSSASPRAGRKPTAFRLDDRNVRLTEDPADQPDNDEALIAALKEDTETPRLPATASAPKATFGFGKWIAIGFGGLVSLAVGLAVDALIRDLFSKTEWLGWVGIGLAALAVLGLVGFILRELLGLLRLGKIDHLRAALAKAAEEDDARAAGHHLKELIALYQDRPETARGRKELAGHMREIIDGRDLVVLAERDLLHPLDLEAKRIVMNSAKRVSLVTAVSPRALIDLLAVLIENMRTIRRVAALYGGRPGTLGFLRLARHIATHLALTGGMAAGDSLASQVLGHGLAARLSARLGEGVINGLLTSRIGIAAIAVCRPAPFIGTKGPTVTEFLSEIVKTTEKENR
- a CDS encoding YcjX family protein, which encodes MTRLQSLTEEARLTLANLADTAGDLAVPSLRLGVTGLARAGKTVFITALVHNLIHGGRLPVFRAAAGGRLSRATLQPQPDDAVPRFDYESHVAALVNERLWPQSTRQVSELRLTLEFESASFFARKFGRGKLHLDLIDYPGEWLLDLPLLSKSYAEFSAEALRLARAPGRAKIAVPWLSMLGETDPDGAETETDAQKLSEAFKGYLAACRNDAHALSMLPPGRFLMPGDLDGSPALTFAPLDIPADAPPARNGTFRAMMERRYEAYKSHVVRPFFREHFARLDRQIVLVDVLHALNAGPSAMNDLEVALGEVLKAFRPGRRSWLASILSRRIDRILFAATKADHLHREDHDRLEAILERLVGRGIEHARFKGAEVEVLAMAAVRATREATVKHKGEELPAILGTPLPGETVSGESYDGNTEIAMFPGDLPEDPDSVFAGLESGLQAPDAQRQVRPDSEHEGVDSTLQYLRFRPPKLDTTAEGLTLSLPHIRLDRALEFLLGDRLA
- a CDS encoding histidine phosphatase family protein, with product MLRLMLLRHAKSDWGDRSLDDIDRPLNARGRAAARTMAAYFAAEDLLPDLILCSSAQRTRETLAHLLPCLDGEYDIRVQADLYYQNENTYMPILRKDGGTARNLLLIGHNPATEETALSLAGSGPADAIEDMGLKFPTGALAILDFKFETWAKLEPESGHLDRFVKPRDLEIPDE
- a CDS encoding MoxR family ATPase translates to MRFEGTDSYIATEDLRVAVNAAVALERPLLVKGEPGTGKTVLAQQVAQALGAPLIEWHVKSTTKAQQGLYEYDAVSRLRDSQLGDERVKDINNYIRKGKLWEAFTAPVRPVLLIDEIDKADIEFPNDLLLELDRMEFFVYETGEVVKANQRPIVIITSNNEKDLPDAFLRRCFFHFIKFPDRETMTEIVGVHFPGLKQRLLREALTLFYDVRDVPGLKKKPSTSELIDWIKLLLNEDVDPETLRQGDTGKLIPPLHGALLKNEQDVHLFERLAFMARRERT
- a CDS encoding flagellar hook-basal body complex protein, with protein sequence MGIYGAINSAVSGLTAQAQALENISGNVSNSQTTGYKRLDTSFSDLVAGGGTRQASQVSGTTYATSRATNTVQGDISGSDVDTYMAISGDGYFVVTSAADVVDGQTTFQDASYYTRAGDFELDDSNFLVNASGYYLKGFKLDPTTGNAVGDSPTVIQISDQPLAASATTQIDYQANLPRVPDTTDYDDSDEDTALLSAALAGGNISSANESTFLNQSITGGSTTVYNQNGTAMNVEVRWAKTLNSSTTPAQDDTWALYISSGGNDPAWLEVGTADFTSSGVMQNLTAGANGTVTTGGKGFDIASLTVGDVTATNIEFSLAGGSLTQFSDPTGVATSVDVEQDGYAAGELEGISIDESGRINASYSNNQTRSLYKIPLATFDAEQNLKRVDGAAFAATPDSGEADLTGGGTISAKSLELSNADIASEFSKLIVTQQAYSANSRVVTSAQGMLDDALNMIR
- a CDS encoding flagellar basal body rod C-terminal domain-containing protein, translated to MGLTSALNTARFGIDYNQKQIEITAANIANADKVGYTAKTVSVDVFFDGQGNVSGIQSTQVTRIIDERIQAAYFGSLAETNYAYQIADYTGRLDEIIGTIDDGSSMTSLATEISNKLSAMVNDPSSYVAQQEVVSAAQGFARELNSSYAQINEMRQQADDALSQQADKLGDLLQSMEDIDEALGEARAAGLSTADLLDERDRYIEQLSGLVEIKITDQGEGNLLIRTANGQQLYANGKASTVAFNATAALQPGKAGGTIAVTTPGGTTFDLLENIDSGSIGALAELRDEILVEAQAQLDTVAAEVSLAFSNVTVDSTATTVGLDSGYTLDLSALQAGNTVSLTYQDTAGDTHEVTFIAVDDATLLPLDNSATARTDDTVYGIDISSGNTADYVTQMIAALGGTNLNVSDDGSGNLQVLGDTGTNTVVDSLTADVTVTGSTDQGLGLALFVDKTEGVRAFTDHLEDGGQRVGYAWGIAVNPEVVADSSQLVNYQTTPTTNSPQDPARAQYLLNALTNDKVAFDSGAGIGNAASPYEGSVLQYINQVTAYQGNQAEDAETYSNARETVTTNFASRYEESYAVDVDAELAFLIELQNAYAASARVMQTVNELYETLLNSI